A window of the Pseudomonadota bacterium genome harbors these coding sequences:
- a CDS encoding gamma carbonic anhydrase family protein, with the protein MPIRPYRNTSPQIHPTAYIDETAVVIGDVVVGEDSSFWPTAVARGDVERIVIGHRTNIQDGSVLHVTHDGPYSDGGRGLIIGDGVTVGHRVTLHACTIGNHCLIGMAALVMDNVVVGEESLIAGGSVVPPGKVIPPRTLWRGNPAREVRALTDKEVEQQHYSANHYVKIKNYYTL; encoded by the coding sequence ATGCCTATTCGTCCTTATCGAAACACGTCACCACAAATCCATCCCACGGCCTATATCGACGAGACGGCGGTGGTCATCGGCGACGTGGTGGTGGGTGAAGACAGCTCGTTCTGGCCCACCGCGGTTGCCCGCGGTGACGTCGAGCGGATTGTGATCGGCCACCGCACCAATATCCAGGACGGCAGCGTGCTCCACGTCACCCACGACGGGCCGTACTCGGATGGCGGCCGGGGGCTGATTATCGGTGATGGCGTGACCGTTGGCCACCGGGTCACCCTGCATGCCTGCACGATCGGCAACCACTGCCTGATCGGCATGGCGGCGCTCGTGATGGACAACGTGGTGGTCGGCGAGGAATCGCTGATCGCGGGCGGTTCGGTGGTGCCCCCCGGCAAAGTCATCCCGCCGCGCACGCTGTGGCGTGGCAACCCCGCCCGCGAAGTGCGCGCCCTGACCGACAAAGAGGTTGAGCAGCAGCACTACTCTGCCAACCACTACGTCAAAATCAAAAACTACTATACGCTCTGA